The Salarias fasciatus chromosome 11, fSalaFa1.1, whole genome shotgun sequence genomic interval ATCTCAGTGTGAGGTAGGAGTgccaaccactgctccactgtgcagcTTTCACTTGATAACATTAAATTTTAGCTACTCAATAAAGGTATTGATCCTATATATATCATCTATTTATCCTATATACTATATTTGGACTATATTAGATTTTGTGTTCCCCAGGTCACTACCGTGAGTCCCTGTGCATgacatgacccttgaccccatcAGATCCTGGAGCAGTATTGCGGCTGCTCACTGCATTAGAGACATGGGATTGGTCAATCTAGGAAAATGAATTCAACCAAAGGGTTTATTTAGGAAAGTATGGTTAATTTTGGATATTTATAGTTTTAATATATGAAATTATATTTACACTTCCATAAACTAATTTCCAAAGTCATTTCAGTTTCCAaagttatcttttttttttgcacatgcaGACCAGCTCTAGTTGAAGTTTGCCCCTAATCTGAAGCTGATGAGGTGGAAATAATCAAAAACTTAATTTAAAGCAATTCATTGAGCTCTATCTGTTTATCCTCCAGCTTTTCTAAATCATTAAGCAATCCTAAATCAACTTTGTTGTACTTTTATCAGAGTTTCATgtggttttttcccccctcagtgGTTTTAGTTGATGCTGggagtcagttttttttttcatcctttacTTTGACGGAGCAGGTGACGGTCCGCTGCTGGCTTCTGTTCACTCTGAGCTCTTTAAGCATCTCACATCCCTGAGAAGAGGCGAGCAGGGGCGAGGAGGCACCAAAACACCAAGCTGCCAAACCGTACAGGTGAAAATTCATACACAGCGATTCACAtctgttgatttattttgaactgTTACCGTCTTCTGTCATCATCTACTAGCTAGTGTTCGTGTCTAGTTTAGCTGCTAGCTAACAACGCTCTCGCGGAGTTCAAACTTTTTCCACCAACTGCCGATAATTTATCCACTCTTTAACCTGCCGGACTCGTGTTGCGAGGAGAGATTGTGTATTTTGTGGTGGAGACCCGACAAAAGTGGGAGAAGTGACCGATAAAATTTGAACTAAATCGACAACTAGCCGCATATCGTTACTCAGATATCTGCCgtcggggggaaaaaaaaaatcagtgacaCTCATCTTCATTAAACTCGTTTTGTTCCGTTTCAGGATGGTTCACAAACCACCCTCGTACCCGTAACCGTATTTGTCAGTTTTCCCACTTTTTGCTCAAAGTAAATAAAGTTTAGCTTAAGtttttagctctagcttctgaATTTGCATGTTAAAAAGTACAGTTAGCCTACAGTTGCACGGAATTCCAGCCACACAGTCTGCACTGCTGATTCTCAAATCATgtgaaagtatttaaaaagtGTTATTTCTACACCAATGGCATGCACACTCACAAGTTTCAAACAGTCTGATGAATAACTACCTACTACAACTAACCTACAACAATTGTTCATTCAAAAAGTAAATGCTCACAATTTAAGAGGTTATGGAAAATATAAACAGCCTCGTGCCAAAAATAATCGTAGAcgcttttgtgtgtctgtatgtggagtGAAACTTTGGAACAATTTGAAAACCCAgcacaagcaatgccaaaatattcacagattcaAATTATTATATAAAAATGTGGTCTGGTCACACTATAAAGAAAGTGGTTCTTAATTTTTTATCAGTATTTTGTTGTACTTGTGTTATTGTGTGCTTGTTTCCTTACTTTTGTTGGTACTGTTGTTCATTGTTATTGCTGTATTCTGTCCATCACCCTTACTGGAACAGTTCTACTTTACCTTTGTTGGTATTTAATTTCTTAACATTGTTGGTATGTAGCCGTTGCTGCAATGTATTTGTTGCCCATGGTAACAAAAATATTCTAATACTTCTGTCACACGCTTGCCaaatatttatctgtatttgtattttctgttgttttggggTTGTAATATTATAgaaatgaacaggaagtgactttgaAATTTTGTCAATAATTTATGTAATGGGGatgggattaaataagttcgcttcttcccactccctttcaggcacTTTATTCGGGATATGTAAGCACATGTATTACCTGTCCAGTTACGGTCGTGTAAATGATACCTGCGTTGAAATCATGTTGTTGTTACATCTTTGCCTGAAATAAACtattaactaactaactaactaactaggATACTGTAAATATAAGATTCTGCAGttctgattttttatttttgccaaGCTAAAATTATGACGAATAAAACAGGATGAGTGTGTTTCATGTAATGTTTGGTTTATTCTAAACATGTAGACACACCTGTATTTGTTTAGTGCTTATTTTAAGTCCATCTATCCTTTATCCTGTGCAGTGATGATCCTATGAGCAGGatacaccctgaacaggtcgccagtccatctcagacaaccccacacacactcacactgaggGGCGATTTAGGGTCGTCaagttaacctcacatgcatgtttttagattgtgggaggaaacccatgcacacactgggagaacatgcaaactccacaaagaaggGCCCGGCCAGTATGTGATCTCAAGGCTTTTTCACTGTGTTTAGCACTTCTCCACCGTGCGGCCTTCTACAACAAATAATGTCTCTGGAATCAATCGATGTTGACTCTTTTGTCTGTGTACTCATGTGAAATCTGAAGGCTTGCAATATTCGAACTTTGCTGATGCTAGAATGGAGGTGTCAAAGAGAAGAATCTTCCAGAAACACCTGGAGCCGGCGAGACCTCTTCGTCGCTGCTTCCATATTGAAACTGGTGAGTAGCTAACGTCCACATTCAGGGGTGTCTGTTTCAAATCTGTTGTGCTGAGAAGATAATTGTGTGGTTTGATTCAGAGCCCGAGCTGGATGCAGATGAATGCACACAGGCTCAAGAGGTAAGAAATCCCAAAGAAGACGGTGTAGGCCTGCCACTAACTGACAGACAACCACTATCGGCAATTATATGAAGGATTTTTCGCTTATTCCGCTGTTGAATGCCGTATTTAagtgaagtgttttgtttgcagATAATAATGTGCAATGACCCACTGGAAACTGAAAAGGTTTGATGACTTTCTTGACTAAAGTGTCAATATAGTTTCACCTGTTAGATACTTCAGCTTGAACTGACTTGTATCCTGCTTTCATTACACAGATGACAAGTAATGTGTCTTCTTAAGCAGTTCATTTTGAAAGTAGAAAACATTCTAACTTTTTACTCAAAACCTTTGCTCTCAACAGGCTGCTGTTGAAATAAATCAGTTATATTTGAGCATCAACCTGGACCAACAGAAAAAAGGTGAGATTCCAAGTGTTTAAATGATGTGGAACAGTGATTATAACACAGACAATTTATTCTTACACTGACCCTTTTATAAtatattttcactttcttttgtaTTCACAAGTTTTGAACTTAAACCCACTCTGACGGTGCATCCCTAACTGACTCGGAATGTTTATTTCATAGACTGTACCAAACATCACAAGCTCATAAACCCATTCATAACTTAGATTCATTTTATATGGGTAGAATTGTCAAAGGATGAACAAGGTCTTCagtcctttattttcctgtgacCGCGTGAAGTTCTTCAATATGAGAAGCTCGTGATGCAAACACAGACCAGGCTGATGAGTTTGTCTGGACTTTGTTGGTCATACTGCAGTAATCCTGGGAGCTACTAGTGGTTAGTATGGGTACCTGACACTCTGTTTTCTACTTTCTGatagtttttttcttgatataaTAGAGTGATAGTTTTAAGTATGCATGTCAAGTCCTGCCTGGTCTCAGTCCTGTGGAGAATTTAAAGAAGCagcagattaatttttttttgtttttgtttttctgatttaaagaagcaatgaagaaacaaaacaaaccttcatTGTTAAGTGCAGAATAGAGGCTCTATGCTCCCAGGatgcatttcagtgtgttttcaccctCCTTGGGTCTTGAAAGGTTGGGCAAGCTATTTTAAATCAAAGACTGCTTAACAAAACCAAAAGCCCTGCAGTGATAATGTACCAAGTAATAATGACAAAACGGACAATTgtgtaaaaatcacatttcagcttctgtaCAGTTTAAAACCACAATATAATTTCAGTAAAACTTgtcattaaatgtttttttttccttttttgcagGTCAAATATCTTATTCAAGGGACTTCTTAATCAGTCTGGCAAGATGCCCAGAGGCCAAGAGGAAGCCGCACTTCTTGGCGGACCACTCTATACTGGCATCTATTATCGTGAGTCGGGTGTTTCAATTCACGTTTCTCGTTTCGTTTGCAATAACTGTTAAGACAGAACATTAATAACTGTAGCGTTTGgatatctttttgtttttgtgctgtcTTCACAGAGAGATGCAGGAGAACTCGGCTTTCACGATATATTAAAGAATATCGCAAGAGAACAAATGTGAGTTTCATGAGGATAAATTAAACTCACTTTAATGGCAACTTCACCTTTCATTGTTAAGGTTTTGCATTACACAGGTTAAGTCAAGTACACTAACAAATATATTAACAtgttctgtcattttcttttttctcaagGTGGCGGAAATGATTCCTTCAGCTTGAAATCATTGCATAGGTCTTATTCTCCTACTTAAcggttgtttttctttggttgccttttctcttttatttattttatttgtgatgTTGGATTTTGCATGTCTTTTTAAGTGAGAgtgatttttgattttcaaagcCTGTTTGATTTCACTaaaatgaaggggaaaaaaacccaataacCCCACGCCACTGCATGTAATTCTACCTCGGGTCAATTTGTTTACATGTGACTGGAAAGAAAGCAACATTTTGGAGCTGAAAGTGAATTTTGCTGAGGATCTGATTAAAATAAGCAGTGTTGTTGAACTTATGCTGCACAGGTTAGGCAataaaaagtacagaaaaatcTTTGTGTCTGATTTGTACACTCATTACAAAAGTACAAGTGCAGTTTAATAAGTAGAGATATTAGTGATTTTATGTATGTTAAATCGTGTTGAAGCATTTTTAAGCAAGTGGACAACTTGTACTGGATCCCTGTAATACACGAATCAGTCAAGTCGATGCTGGATTGTAGCTTGTCATCCACCACTCTTATTAGTTCTGGATTATACATCATGTATAGTAACTCAAATGTATTTGTTGTTGACACCTGTTAATCTTTCGTCATTTAATTCGCTGCCATAATCCCCATAAATCCTTGTGGTGGATTGAATTATTGCAGCTCAACAATGTCATATTTAAACAAGCTCCACATTTGAAGGATACagtggtggattttttttttcttgttttttttgaagaggaAAGCTTGACTTCCAGATGTTTGTGTTACATCAAATGCTGAAAGCTCCTGCCGCTACGTGACGCGAGTTGCGCAGGACGCCCGTGACGCGGCTGACGTCACAGCAGCGTGGGCCACGGCTCCACGTTACGGTGTCGACGTCACACGTGAAGCCCGATGAGAACCGAGAACAGAGGAGCACCGGCGGCGGACACGAGCCTTTCCCAGACATCTCTTCCAGCTTGTCGCCTTCGCGACTGTCCCGTCGGCTTTCAccggaggtaaaaaaaaaaaaaaaaaaaaaaaaaatggaactcGCTCTTTCTTTTCGTTCCGCCTCCTGGCGCGCGTAACATGAAGTGTCGCGTGCCGCCGTGAGATAAACTATCAACAGCGGGTGTTTTCAGTATGAAAAAGAAGTCCTTGTTATATCGCCGAAGACAAATGTACCCTATGTTTTCAGAAAGCTTGTAAAGACGCGCATGATAACATTGAGGTGCTGTTagaatgagctttttttttcaaactagtTAATGAACATTGTTTGCTTGGATTCAGCTGTCATTGGTCAGGAAGATGGATCCAAAGGACAGCAAGCGGAGTGCGCCCTGCAGGTGAGCGCCAGTCTACATCGCTTACTTACAGCGTAGGTTCAGAAAAGTGTAGCTACTGTGAAATGAGGAAACTACTGGGTGTGACAGGATATCAGGACAGGACactgacctttttcttttttttttttttcttttcctgagcGTAAGGACAAACatgtccccccacccccacaccaGCATCAACCTTTTCACCAAAGGGACACAACATTTAGGTCATTATCTAAAGAACTGCCAAGCTGAGAGGCTGGTTATCATCTAACCAGTGATTTAGAAGTCACTAACAAAAACATCACAATCCACATGGAGGATTGACTTCCCGACTGTATATAAGTGTTACAACGTAAAAGTAGAGAGAATCCAGATCGAGAAAGTAATGACACTATACAGTAACATTGTTTAACTCTTCTACACTTTTGATGAAAAAACATCCATAAATGTTCCTTCTACTACCCCACTGCCATTTTATTCCACTTGTAACACAGGTGTTACCTATGCATTTAATCTGTTACACTTAAGCTGTGCTACATTTATGGGTGTATCATGGCCCAATTTTATGTTTCACCACACTTATTTCACAACTTCCTTAACAAAAGGGTTATAGTTCACACAACAagctttgaaagtgtttttttttttttttttttttttttagctttggtcagcttcctcttgtttttgaaaaacagcatGGGATCatgtttcaggtgtttttagTTCTTAACTCCACCCAGTATTTGTTTCCCACTGAACGTCTCTCTTAGTCTCAATATAGCCTCAATATATTTTCAGGTGGCCAAATAAATTCTTGTCAAACAAACTTGAATTTTCTAAGATTTCTCAAATTTGTTTTATCTGTATATTAGTCAAAAGGACCTGTTAAAAATATAATAGTAACATACTGGTTTGCATTGATATGACACACTTTTGAGTGTCAATCTTATATTAAACTGATTTTTAATTTACATAGAGGAACATCAGCTTTTCATTTTCCACATAACAATGTTTCAATTGCAGTTTTATTTAACTTGAACTGTCAGCAAAACGCTTATTagaatattagaatattttctcattgttgtttttgtattctTATTTAAGTGAAAGATCTGAATAATTCTTTCACCTCTGGTTTTAGCCGATAAACATCAGTCTTTGGAtgattagcaaaaaaaaaaatctacttatGGAATCATTGTtgcagcatttttgtttttggaaaatattGTATTAAGCGAGTCTAATTATCAGCTTGAAACTGACTCAACATCATCTTCTATTTTCCTGTCTTTTAGCCGAGTTGATGTACACAACCCACACCTGGATACACTGAAGGACGACATACTTTACCACTTCAGCCTCGGAACAAAAACCCACGACCTCCCCGCCATGTTCGGCGATGTCAAAGTAAATGATCTCCTTGTTGTTTGTGCAGAAATGCAGTCCTCATATTTCTGCGTCTTCAGTAAACATCTGTCTTTGTGTCATCGTCTGTAGTTTGTGTGTTGCGGGGGCAGCCCGTGGAGGATGAAAGCTTTCACCGAGTACATCGCTGCTGAGCTCGCCATGGAAGACCCCAAATCAGAGTATCCAAACATCTGTGCCGGGACAGACCGTTACGCCATGTACAAAGTTGGCCCTGTGCTCTCCGTTAGCGTATGTGCCAACACAGTACTTGTTTTAATCGGTCATAAGATCGATGATTGAACTTGTTGTGAcatctgtgtttctgcttttgcaGCATGGAATGGGAATCCCGTCGATTGCCATAATGCTACATGAGCTAATCAAGCTCTTGCATCACGCAGGTTGCACAAACGTTACCATCATTCGCATTGGGACGTCAGGGGGAATCGGTGAGGTTACTTAGCTATAAATCTGAGATGGTTTGGTTTGAATTGAAGCTCCTCTTTACGATCACGTCGTCTCACTTGCTGTACTTGGTGTGCAGGACTTGAGCCTGGCTCTGTCGTTGTTACGAAGCAGTCTGTGGACGCCACTTTCCTGCCCAAGTTCGAGCAGGTGATCCTGGGCAAGACGGTAGTGCGCAACACCGATCTGGATGAAACGCTGGCTGAGGAGTTGTTGGAATGCAGCAATGAGCTCAGCCAGTTTCACACAGTGGTTGGCAACACCATGTGTACCCTGGACTTCTATGAAGGTACATGTCGTCAGATATAAATATCAATTGTTGACGATCATTTTTAACGTggctttttgtttgatttttctgaTGTGACCCTCAGGGCAGGCCCGCTTGGATGGCGCTTTCTGCTCCTACACCGAGAAAGATAAACAGGACTACCTCAATAAAGCCCGTGAAGCCGGAGTCTACAATATTGAAATGGAATCATCAGCCTTTGCTGCCATGTGTAAACTCAGTGGTTTGCGAGGTGAGAAGTGACAATATTATACCTGACAAAAGCTGTGCAGATACGTGAAGTTGCTGCTGCGTTTCTGACAATCCCCTCTTGCTTTGCATAGCCGCTGTGGTCTGTGTGACGTTACTGGATCGCCTGAAGGGGGATCAGCTGAGCAGCTCTCATGACGTTCTCCACAACTACCAGCAGCGGCCTCAGATCCTCGTTGGCTACTACATCAAAAAGCAGCTGAATCCCAAAGCAAAATGTTGCTGATCGCACTGGTCATCACATCAGCATCAGGCATTTTCTCTTCAAAACTATGAAATAGGAAATATCTGATGAACTGCTACATTCCTTATTATTCTTTGGTAGCCAtaattttttaatatttctgcaGTTGAGAACTTTTTTACAATTATActctgttttgttgcttttccaGTAGTTGACAGATTTCACAGGAAGGATAAATGAGcacatatttcatttttgttttcttttgtattcATCAATTTAACTAAGTGTTAAATGTGATGTAGCAGCCCATCATATTTCAGGTAATCTGTGTTTTGTGTAACACATGAGATTTCTTGAGTCTGAGTATTATGCAGGTGCTGCGACAAAGTTCTCGTTACTTCACTGAAATGGTTCTTGTTTCATTGATGATTGCAAATGACTGATTGAATTGTGTTTTGTTG includes:
- the upp1 gene encoding uridine phosphorylase 1, giving the protein MDPKDSKRSAPCSRVDVHNPHLDTLKDDILYHFSLGTKTHDLPAMFGDVKFVCCGGSPWRMKAFTEYIAAELAMEDPKSEYPNICAGTDRYAMYKVGPVLSVSHGMGIPSIAIMLHELIKLLHHAGCTNVTIIRIGTSGGIGLEPGSVVVTKQSVDATFLPKFEQVILGKTVVRNTDLDETLAEELLECSNELSQFHTVVGNTMCTLDFYEGQARLDGAFCSYTEKDKQDYLNKAREAGVYNIEMESSAFAAMCKLSGLRAAVVCVTLLDRLKGDQLSSSHDVLHNYQQRPQILVGYYIKKQLNPKAKCC
- the gra gene encoding uncharacterized protein C8orf88 homolog, which gives rise to MEVSKRRIFQKHLEPARPLRRCFHIETEPELDADECTQAQEIIMCNDPLETEKAAVEINQLYLSINLDQQKKGQISYSRDFLISLARCPEAKRKPHFLADHSILASIIRDAGELGFHDILKNIAREQMWRK